One segment of Stomatobaculum sp. F0698 DNA contains the following:
- a CDS encoding leucine-rich repeat domain-containing protein, whose product MKASGLGCKLRSVVVPFALLLASGVVLGGCKAVFAKGRERSADAAIRVTLPFVSKYSPKYADTLTDPVLRRAFSEVFRKDPDAITPEEYRRVRGIRFETVDWFLVRMDVLLQDGSKVQVPIVNNGEGITLDGNSFQAFPNLETLDMSGQRSLLHVTFSSQEYANTLANLKQLSCLYLPDSGDYPGSPAGLAYMVANPGAMEELGGVSLYATADVEKLVRTFPNLRKLRIVRRELGVSLSGLQECKELRALYTPLRRAGNEDLLALTGVRDMELIASEGDENIEDFRFLSGLTELEQLTLRDAVALRNLNDMKPLTKLRELRLSGVTQLTSLEPLRALTALETLDLGNSFNLSDYAALYELPQLKRLRISDGWQAGRFIPDVTLIPALEELECSAETLPQLARCRKLKKLTLFLSHFDSKTDFSGLARLSELEELTLNVESAAKNTETLYALRELPKLRKVTFCCKEGTVPLHAFPAVAELTVLGEDAGMGGSDAELQIRAETEADAPALERLSVYAHNKVRFEGWRSTTLRELRLGRCGIDTLSFMEAFPNLELLDLSDNRVEDIAALTALPKLRYLRYTDNVIQNIALLKNRGIVLVE is encoded by the coding sequence ATGAAAGCGAGCGGGCTGGGCTGTAAGCTTCGAAGCGTTGTTGTGCCCTTCGCGTTGCTTTTGGCAAGCGGCGTTGTGCTCGGTGGCTGCAAAGCGGTCTTTGCAAAGGGGAGGGAGCGAAGCGCGGACGCAGCAATTCGCGTGACCCTGCCTTTCGTTTCGAAGTACAGTCCCAAGTATGCCGACACGCTGACGGATCCGGTGTTGCGGCGCGCCTTTTCGGAAGTGTTCCGAAAAGATCCCGACGCGATTACGCCGGAAGAGTATCGGCGCGTTCGGGGAATTCGCTTTGAGACCGTAGACTGGTTTCTGGTTCGCATGGATGTGTTACTGCAAGACGGAAGCAAAGTGCAGGTTCCGATTGTCAACAACGGGGAAGGCATCACCCTCGACGGGAACTCGTTTCAGGCCTTCCCGAATCTCGAAACGCTCGATATGTCGGGTCAACGCTCTTTGCTTCATGTCACGTTTTCTTCACAGGAGTATGCGAATACGCTTGCCAATCTGAAGCAGCTGAGCTGTCTCTATCTGCCGGATTCGGGGGACTACCCCGGAAGCCCGGCGGGGCTCGCATATATGGTCGCGAATCCCGGCGCAATGGAAGAACTGGGCGGGGTTTCACTCTATGCGACGGCAGATGTCGAAAAACTTGTTCGCACATTTCCGAACTTAAGAAAGCTGCGAATTGTGAGGCGGGAGTTAGGGGTTAGCTTGTCCGGATTACAGGAATGTAAGGAGCTTAGAGCACTCTATACCCCGCTGCGGCGCGCGGGAAACGAGGATTTACTCGCGCTCACGGGGGTGCGGGATATGGAACTCATTGCCTCAGAGGGGGATGAGAACATCGAAGATTTCCGCTTTTTGTCGGGACTCACAGAACTGGAGCAGCTCACCCTCCGCGACGCCGTTGCGCTCCGGAATTTGAACGATATGAAGCCCCTGACAAAGTTGCGGGAACTGCGCCTTTCGGGCGTGACACAGCTCACGAGCCTAGAGCCGCTCCGGGCGCTCACGGCGCTTGAAACGCTGGATCTCGGGAACAGTTTCAATCTTTCGGACTATGCCGCACTTTACGAGCTTCCGCAGCTCAAAAGACTCAGAATTTCCGACGGCTGGCAGGCGGGGCGTTTCATACCGGATGTGACCCTGATCCCGGCGCTCGAAGAACTCGAGTGCAGTGCGGAGACGCTCCCGCAGCTGGCCCGCTGCCGGAAACTGAAAAAACTCACACTCTTTCTCAGTCACTTTGACAGCAAGACGGATTTTTCGGGACTTGCGCGCCTTTCGGAACTCGAGGAACTTACGTTGAATGTCGAGAGCGCTGCGAAGAATACGGAAACGCTCTATGCACTCCGGGAACTGCCGAAGCTTCGAAAAGTCACCTTCTGTTGCAAAGAGGGAACAGTTCCGCTGCATGCCTTTCCGGCGGTCGCGGAGCTCACCGTGCTCGGCGAGGATGCGGGAATGGGCGGCAGTGATGCCGAACTGCAAATTCGCGCGGAGACCGAGGCGGATGCCCCTGCACTGGAACGTCTCAGCGTCTACGCGCACAACAAGGTGCGGTTTGAGGGCTGGCGCAGCACAACACTCCGGGAGCTGCGCCTCGGCCGTTGCGGCATCGATACGCTCTCATTTATGGAGGCTTTCCCCAATCTGGAGCTTTTGGACCTCAGCGACAATCGCGTCGAGGATATTGCGGCGCTCACCGCGCTGCCAAAGCTTCGCTATCTGCGCTACACGGATAATGTGATTCAAAACATTGCGTTATTAAAGAACAGAGGCATAGTTCTGGTCGAATAA